In one window of Rhodothermales bacterium DNA:
- a CDS encoding endonuclease/exonuclease/phosphatase family protein has product MSSNPSAHRFRWWAFYLLHIVVLGVFVGGYAARYIHPETFWWLQLIAVGLPYLCLALIPFALLVVYARAWRLLAVYVIALGLVLVRFSPFVGGASDPGEGLRLLSFNIGHLESYTAVQSPDVLAEVVQQMESDLYVFQDLLIRYRRREQRIVNFQGLEKKLGAAGVVVHAEEGPRIETTFQPVWARTGQVILLEERRIKMATDDSLSMGVTRYRFSWQGREAVLYNVHLRTFGERKPWSDAERRLLSLDFWRSYLGQYRQAFLLRAVESESIRALMDQETLPLIVSGDFNSTVHNWSYAHLAAGMQDAFSEVGKGFGFTYHTRYPFVRIDHVLVSPAWEIRSAEVILATYSDHRPLRVVLGWRP; this is encoded by the coding sequence GTGAGTTCGAATCCTTCGGCGCATCGTTTTCGATGGTGGGCGTTTTACCTGCTCCACATCGTTGTTTTAGGCGTTTTTGTAGGCGGTTATGCCGCCCGCTATATCCACCCCGAGACATTCTGGTGGCTGCAACTGATCGCGGTAGGGTTGCCCTATCTATGCCTCGCCCTGATCCCCTTTGCCCTGTTGGTTGTCTATGCAAGGGCATGGCGCCTGCTGGCGGTTTATGTCATCGCGCTCGGGCTGGTGCTCGTCCGGTTTTCGCCTTTTGTCGGCGGCGCGTCGGATCCGGGCGAAGGGTTACGGCTCCTCTCGTTTAATATCGGGCACCTTGAGTCCTACACTGCGGTCCAGAGTCCAGACGTGCTGGCCGAGGTCGTGCAGCAGATGGAATCCGACCTATACGTGTTTCAGGACCTGCTTATTCGCTACCGCCGGCGCGAGCAGCGCATCGTGAATTTCCAGGGTCTGGAAAAGAAACTGGGCGCGGCCGGCGTGGTCGTTCACGCGGAAGAAGGGCCCCGCATCGAGACCACCTTCCAGCCCGTCTGGGCGCGCACGGGGCAGGTCATTCTCCTGGAGGAGCGACGCATCAAGATGGCGACGGACGACTCCCTGTCGATGGGGGTGACGCGGTATCGGTTTAGCTGGCAGGGGCGCGAAGCGGTGCTGTATAACGTGCACCTCCGCACCTTTGGCGAGCGGAAGCCCTGGTCCGATGCCGAACGCCGCCTGCTGTCGCTGGATTTCTGGCGGTCGTATCTCGGGCAATACCGCCAGGCGTTTCTGCTCCGGGCCGTGGAGTCCGAAAGCATTCGCGCGTTGATGGATCAGGAGACGCTGCCGCTCATCGTCAGCGGCGATTTCAACAGCACCGTGCATAACTGGTCGTATGCGCACCTCGCGGCCGGCATGCAGGACGCCTTCTCAGAAGTCGGCAAAGGCTTCGGCTTCACCTACCACACCCGGTACCCCTTCGTCCGGATCGATCATGTGCTGGTTTCGCCGGCATGGGAGATCCGTAGCGCGGAGGTGATCCTAGCCACCTATTCGGACCACCGCCCGCTCCGCGTCGTACTCGGTTGGCGACCGTGA
- a CDS encoding LacI family DNA-binding transcriptional regulator, which translates to MRKEATIYDIANAAGVSIATVSRVFNNSPRVSASTRDRVCVVARELGYVPHPTARSLAKRRSHWISAVIPMMTSYFYLEVLRGVQDSLVCSDYDLVVHSTASMETIDDQLANVIQRGRSAGVLLFSTPLDAERTRLLQSSRQPVVLVDVYHSDFDAVSIDNELGGYMATRHLIEQGYRRIGIITANAASAPSIEREKGYRRALREAGIAYDEALVRASDDPDYHGFTEDAGRSAMEGFLDMDTPPDAVFAVSDIQALGALQAMQERGATAIGLIGFDDIMISKYVGLSTLRQPMYEMGRVALEKLLRRIEAPERPISQMHFNPRLVVRGSSAPAAGELAHSTPITGIAYV; encoded by the coding sequence ATGCGGAAGGAAGCTACGATTTACGACATTGCAAACGCCGCCGGCGTGTCCATCGCCACCGTGTCGCGCGTGTTCAACAACAGCCCCCGCGTCTCGGCCTCCACCCGGGATCGCGTGTGTGTGGTGGCGCGGGAATTGGGGTATGTGCCGCATCCGACGGCGCGCAGCCTCGCGAAACGTCGGTCCCACTGGATATCGGCCGTCATCCCCATGATGACGAGTTATTTTTACCTGGAGGTGCTGCGCGGCGTGCAGGACAGCCTGGTGTGCAGCGACTACGACCTGGTGGTGCACAGCACGGCATCGATGGAGACGATTGATGACCAGCTGGCAAACGTGATCCAGCGCGGCCGATCGGCCGGCGTCCTGCTCTTTAGCACGCCGCTCGACGCCGAGCGCACCCGCCTGCTCCAATCGAGCCGGCAGCCGGTGGTGCTGGTGGATGTCTACCACAGCGACTTCGACGCGGTATCGATCGACAACGAACTCGGCGGCTACATGGCCACCCGGCACCTGATCGAGCAGGGCTACCGCCGGATAGGCATCATCACGGCCAACGCGGCCTCGGCGCCATCCATTGAGCGGGAAAAAGGATACCGACGCGCCCTGCGCGAGGCCGGCATCGCGTACGACGAGGCCCTAGTCCGCGCCTCCGACGACCCGGACTACCACGGCTTCACGGAAGATGCGGGGCGTAGCGCCATGGAAGGGTTTCTCGACATGGATACCCCGCCAGACGCCGTGTTTGCCGTTTCGGATATCCAGGCGCTGGGCGCGCTCCAGGCCATGCAGGAGCGCGGCGCCACGGCCATTGGGTTGATCGGGTTTGACGATATCATGATCAGCAAATACGTCGGCCTCTCTACCCTGCGCCAGCCTATGTATGAAATGGGCCGCGTGGCGCTCGAGAAGTTGTTGCGGCGCATCGAGGCGCCGGAGCGCCCCATCTCCCAGATGCATTTTAACCCGCGCCTCGTCGTGCGGGGATCGAGCGCGCCGGCCGCCGGCGAACTCGCCCACTCGACCCCAATCACCGGAATCGCCTACGTCTAG
- a CDS encoding rhomboid family intramembrane serine protease: MNAVNQFQSWYRMQPPALRALLTINVVLYAAWLILRFVPLVGDFVYAHLALNADLRTVIFKPWQFVTYNFLHLGTNFWGLIHILFNMLWLVWIGREYEELHGAHRLMAAYLITGVGGGVLTVLLHLIFPGVAAFSGIVHGASASVLGIMMVVAIQYPFKTVGLMFIGNIRLLYLVLAVLALNVVFMSDSNTAVAAHLGGALFGFLYAKAESRGVDLSSWARIFFRQRTPTRSSAQRGRTQPPEGVLKRIESWLATRQSRRVPRPAPPTVSRPSAAEVELDVAEPSVENEVDRILDKISARGYDALTAEEKRILYEASQR, from the coding sequence ATGAACGCCGTGAATCAATTCCAATCCTGGTATCGCATGCAGCCGCCGGCGTTGCGTGCGTTGCTGACGATCAATGTCGTCCTGTATGCGGCCTGGCTGATTCTTCGCTTCGTGCCACTGGTGGGGGATTTTGTGTATGCCCATCTGGCCCTGAACGCGGATCTGCGTACGGTCATCTTCAAGCCCTGGCAGTTCGTCACCTACAACTTTCTCCATCTCGGGACCAACTTCTGGGGGCTGATTCACATCCTGTTCAACATGCTCTGGTTGGTATGGATCGGCCGGGAGTATGAGGAATTACACGGCGCCCACCGGTTGATGGCGGCGTATCTGATCACGGGTGTCGGCGGCGGCGTGCTCACGGTCCTCCTGCATCTGATTTTCCCGGGGGTAGCGGCCTTCAGCGGCATCGTTCACGGGGCCTCGGCGTCGGTGTTGGGGATTATGATGGTGGTGGCGATCCAGTATCCGTTTAAGACAGTGGGCCTCATGTTCATCGGCAACATCCGGTTGCTGTATCTGGTCCTGGCCGTCCTGGCGCTGAATGTGGTGTTCATGTCCGATAGCAACACGGCTGTCGCGGCGCATCTGGGGGGGGCGCTGTTCGGGTTTCTGTACGCCAAAGCGGAAAGCCGGGGGGTGGATCTCTCGTCCTGGGCCCGGATCTTCTTCCGGCAGCGTACGCCCACGCGTAGCAGCGCGCAACGCGGCCGCACGCAGCCTCCGGAGGGTGTTCTGAAGCGGATCGAAAGCTGGCTCGCCACCCGTCAGAGCCGGCGCGTCCCACGGCCGGCGCCGCCAACGGTGTCCCGCCCGTCGGCGGCGGAAGTGGAACTCGATGTCGCCGAGCCTTCCGTTGAAAACGAAGTCGATCGCATCCTCGATAAGATCAGCGCCAGAGGATACGACGCCCTGACGGCCGAGGAGAAGCGCATCCTCTACGAGGCCAGCCAACGCTAA
- the ispG gene encoding flavodoxin-dependent (E)-4-hydroxy-3-methylbut-2-enyl-diphosphate synthase, which produces MQRPRRISRAVQVGSVQIGGGAPISVQSMTVSKTHDVEICLAEIRGLAEAGADIVRVAVPRPEDADALRDIVLGSPVPIVADIHFNYQYALKAIESGVAKVRINPGNIGKPEWEREVLLAAKAAGIPIRIGVNSGSLERDILDKYGYPQPEALYESAMRHVEICAANGFEDIIISVKHSDVFFMIQAYKLLAERTDFPLHLGVTESGTLSSGTVKSSIGIGALLAEGIGDTIRVSLTTDSVKEVEVGHQILKSLRLGRPGVNIIACPTCGRLEVDLFRIAEEVEAAIKSRRFEKDLNVALMGCAVNGPGEAAGADLGVACGRGRAHLFKKGKIVKTIDEDKIVDAIIDAIEHWDDTPVPAA; this is translated from the coding sequence ATGCAACGTCCCCGTCGTATTTCGCGTGCCGTTCAGGTTGGTTCTGTCCAGATTGGCGGCGGCGCCCCGATCTCGGTGCAGTCCATGACCGTCTCCAAGACCCACGATGTGGAGATCTGCCTCGCGGAAATCCGCGGCCTCGCGGAGGCCGGGGCGGATATCGTCCGCGTCGCGGTGCCGCGCCCCGAGGACGCCGATGCGCTGCGGGACATCGTGCTGGGCTCACCCGTGCCGATCGTCGCCGATATCCATTTCAATTACCAGTATGCGTTAAAAGCGATCGAATCCGGCGTGGCGAAAGTGCGCATCAACCCCGGAAACATCGGGAAGCCAGAGTGGGAACGGGAAGTCCTGCTCGCGGCAAAGGCGGCCGGCATCCCCATCCGCATCGGGGTGAATTCGGGCTCGCTCGAGCGCGATATTCTCGATAAATACGGGTATCCGCAGCCCGAAGCGCTCTACGAAAGCGCGATGCGACACGTCGAAATCTGCGCGGCGAACGGGTTCGAGGACATCATTATTTCGGTGAAGCACTCGGATGTGTTCTTCATGATCCAGGCCTACAAGCTGCTGGCCGAGCGGACCGATTTCCCCCTGCACCTCGGGGTCACGGAATCCGGCACGCTCAGCTCGGGCACGGTCAAAAGCTCGATCGGCATCGGCGCGCTGCTCGCCGAGGGCATCGGCGATACGATCCGGGTGTCGCTGACGACGGATTCGGTGAAGGAGGTGGAAGTGGGGCACCAGATCCTTAAGTCGCTCCGCCTCGGCCGGCCGGGCGTCAATATCATCGCCTGCCCGACGTGCGGTCGGCTGGAAGTCGACCTCTTTCGCATCGCCGAGGAGGTCGAGGCGGCCATCAAGAGCCGGCGCTTCGAGAAGGACCTCAACGTGGCCCTCATGGGCTGCGCCGTGAACGGCCCTGGCGAGGCCGCCGGCGCCGACCTCGGGGTGGCGTGTGGCCGCGGCCGCGCGCACCTCTTCAAAAAGGGCAAGATCGTCAAGACCATCGACGAGGATAAGATCGTCGACGCCATCATCGACGCCATCGAACACTGGGATGATACGCCCGTGCCGGCGGCCTGA
- a CDS encoding rhomboid family intramembrane serine protease, with translation MYQDTYRPQLQFSVFPPVLKNLLIINGLLFLGQMAQGSPLSQFLDTWLALWPLGAPDAIMTSRGLRTMADFWPWQLVTYGFLHGDFFHLLFNMFALWMFGAQLENAWGSKRFAIFYFVCVVGAGLVQLVTQYLSGSYAVTVGASGGVYGLLLAFGMTYPNQIIYLNFFIPIKAKWFVAGMGAISLFSGATGAADGVAHFAHLGGMVFGLLLLLYWRGQLPLKPEKTLY, from the coding sequence ATGTATCAAGATACCTATCGGCCTCAGTTACAATTCTCGGTGTTTCCACCGGTTCTGAAGAACCTGCTCATCATCAACGGGCTCTTGTTTCTGGGGCAGATGGCTCAGGGGAGCCCGTTGTCGCAATTTCTCGATACGTGGCTTGCGCTCTGGCCGTTGGGGGCGCCGGATGCGATCATGACATCGCGCGGGTTGCGGACGATGGCCGACTTCTGGCCGTGGCAGCTGGTTACCTACGGCTTCCTGCATGGCGATTTTTTCCACCTCCTGTTTAATATGTTCGCGCTCTGGATGTTCGGGGCTCAGCTTGAGAATGCGTGGGGGTCGAAGCGGTTCGCGATCTTTTATTTCGTCTGCGTCGTCGGCGCCGGCCTGGTGCAACTCGTCACCCAATACCTGTCGGGTTCGTACGCCGTCACGGTAGGTGCCTCGGGCGGCGTCTACGGGCTGTTGCTGGCTTTCGGTATGACGTATCCGAACCAGATCATCTACCTGAATTTTTTTATACCGATCAAGGCCAAGTGGTTCGTAGCCGGTATGGGCGCCATATCCCTGTTCTCGGGGGCGACCGGCGCGGCGGACGGCGTGGCCCACTTCGCGCACCTTGGCGGCATGGTTTTTGGTCTCCTGCTCCTGCTCTACTGGCGTGGCCAACTGCCCCTCAAGCCCGAAAAAACGCTGTATTGA
- a CDS encoding peptidylprolyl isomerase, translated as MVSAILLLILSGCGVGDGAETLPSVARVDGEAIGVEEFRTRYVGYLLATGLQDNPRHRTHLLHTLVAERLLVREAREAGVEDRAGYAAAAERIREKLLIELYVQRALYDTLQISEEDLQAMFVRANTTVEARHLYARTLDEALALRRRLDGGASFEELAREVFADSALAHSGGSVGAFSIDELDPSFEEAAYTLPIGAISDPVRTQTGYSIIRVEDRFTKPLLTEFEFATRRDRMEHYVTYRRKTAARAQHARDLAAALVPVYDEAQLARLLRQIVGPPVPDTQEEAWLQAELVASGAPDERQSWSVVRFREAAASTSEAQRAAVTDRETLMAFIEGLLVREAMLGAAAERRLEEEEAYARAFEAAMRDWIREEVMRDLAREAPVLEDSVRAYFATFGQEFSEPARVRVSEILLDSPVEAARMRDLATPATFAELARAHSIRPGAVATGGDMGYVAADQLGVLADPVFGALAGTLLGPIEVRGHYVLLLVGDRQEARPMAFEAARPLIEERLRSGSMDRVLRARIEQLRSESNVEIDEATLTQMAIKKTHV; from the coding sequence GTGGTTTCCGCCATCCTCCTGCTGATCCTGTCGGGCTGCGGCGTGGGCGATGGGGCAGAAACGCTCCCGAGCGTCGCCCGGGTCGATGGCGAGGCCATCGGGGTGGAAGAATTTCGGACGCGATATGTCGGGTATTTACTGGCAACCGGACTACAGGATAACCCGCGACACCGCACGCACCTGCTCCATACACTGGTTGCCGAGCGACTGCTGGTACGCGAAGCGCGTGAGGCCGGCGTCGAAGATCGAGCCGGCTACGCCGCCGCCGCCGAGCGCATCCGCGAGAAATTGCTGATCGAACTCTACGTCCAGCGCGCCCTCTACGATACCCTCCAAATTTCCGAGGAAGACCTCCAGGCCATGTTTGTCCGCGCCAACACGACGGTCGAAGCCCGTCACCTCTACGCCCGCACGCTCGACGAGGCCCTCGCGCTACGCCGGCGCCTGGACGGCGGCGCTTCCTTCGAGGAACTGGCGCGCGAGGTCTTCGCGGACTCGGCCCTGGCGCACTCCGGCGGATCGGTGGGAGCGTTCAGCATCGACGAGCTGGATCCGTCCTTCGAAGAGGCCGCCTACACCCTTCCGATCGGCGCCATCTCCGATCCCGTGCGCACGCAAACGGGTTATTCGATCATCCGGGTAGAGGATCGCTTCACAAAGCCCCTGTTGACCGAGTTCGAATTCGCCACGCGGCGGGACCGCATGGAGCACTACGTCACCTACCGCCGCAAAACAGCCGCCCGCGCCCAACACGCGCGCGACCTCGCGGCTGCGCTTGTGCCGGTGTACGACGAGGCCCAGCTGGCCCGGTTGCTGCGCCAGATCGTTGGGCCCCCCGTGCCGGATACCCAGGAAGAGGCGTGGTTGCAGGCGGAACTGGTGGCGTCTGGCGCACCCGATGAGCGGCAGAGTTGGAGCGTCGTCCGCTTTCGCGAGGCAGCCGCATCGACGAGCGAGGCCCAGCGCGCGGCCGTCACTGACCGGGAGACGCTGATGGCGTTTATCGAGGGCTTGCTTGTGCGCGAGGCCATGCTCGGAGCCGCCGCCGAGCGGCGGCTGGAGGAGGAGGAGGCCTACGCGCGGGCGTTTGAAGCCGCGATGCGCGATTGGATCCGGGAAGAAGTCATGCGCGACCTGGCGCGGGAGGCGCCTGTTCTAGAGGACTCCGTGCGCGCGTATTTCGCCACTTTTGGCCAGGAGTTCAGCGAGCCGGCGCGAGTTCGCGTCTCCGAAATCCTACTTGACAGCCCCGTAGAGGCGGCCCGAATGCGTGATCTGGCTACGCCGGCGACCTTCGCGGAACTCGCGCGCGCCCACTCCATCCGCCCGGGCGCCGTCGCCACCGGGGGCGACATGGGGTATGTGGCGGCAGACCAACTGGGCGTCCTGGCGGATCCGGTGTTTGGGGCGTTGGCGGGTACGCTCCTCGGCCCGATCGAAGTACGCGGCCACTATGTGCTCCTCCTCGTAGGCGACCGTCAGGAGGCGCGCCCTATGGCATTCGAGGCGGCCCGGCCGCTGATCGAGGAACGGCTGCGAAGCGGGTCGATGGACCGCGTGCTCCGGGCCCGTATCGAACAACTCCGTAGCGAAAGCAACGTCGAGATCGACGAAGCCACGCTCACCCAGATGGCGATCAAAAAGACCCATGTATAA
- a CDS encoding transglycosylase domain-containing protein: MPEDWPYTDEELREYFNNPDLRRTKAAHDFIASRGGSSEPPTDGILGYLHRRLGDRRKVQAALAVGTLAGIFFLGLGAITLFLVTLGEEDLPSLEQLENPSLQLATIAYSADGVELARYARQNRSSVTGEEISQNVHNALIATEDHRFYDHWGIDLFRFHVAAIKTVLGDVQGGSTITMQLARNLYNKEIGKQQTISRKLKEMVTAVELERRYTKVEIAEMYLNTVEFGSNAFGIEAAARTFFNVSASELDTLQSATLVGMLKAITAYNPLRNPDNARRRRNVVLGQMIKHGYLSEAFLTLHAEVPVATDFNPNEITRGPAPYFSEYVRQWLNDWSKANGTDFYADGLYVFTTLDSRLQELAEASVEEQMVGLQAVVDFEWSRRRAG; encoded by the coding sequence ATGCCTGAAGACTGGCCCTATACCGATGAGGAACTCAGGGAGTACTTCAACAATCCGGATCTTCGCCGCACGAAGGCGGCACATGATTTCATAGCGTCCAGGGGGGGCTCCTCTGAACCACCGACGGATGGTATCTTAGGGTATCTGCATCGTCGCCTCGGGGACCGACGCAAAGTGCAGGCCGCACTGGCCGTGGGGACCCTCGCCGGCATCTTTTTCCTCGGCCTCGGCGCCATCACGCTGTTTCTCGTCACGCTCGGCGAGGAGGACCTTCCCTCCCTCGAACAACTCGAAAACCCGTCCCTGCAGCTGGCTACCATCGCCTATTCGGCCGACGGCGTCGAGCTCGCACGGTACGCCCGCCAGAACCGCTCCTCCGTGACGGGAGAAGAAATCTCCCAGAACGTCCACAATGCCCTCATCGCCACCGAGGACCACCGGTTTTATGACCACTGGGGCATCGATCTCTTCCGGTTCCACGTCGCCGCCATCAAAACGGTGCTGGGAGATGTCCAGGGAGGCTCCACCATTACAATGCAGCTCGCCCGTAACCTCTACAACAAAGAGATCGGAAAGCAGCAGACCATCAGCCGCAAGCTGAAGGAAATGGTGACGGCCGTCGAACTCGAACGCCGCTATACCAAGGTTGAAATCGCCGAAATGTACCTGAATACGGTCGAGTTCGGCAGCAACGCCTTCGGCATCGAGGCCGCCGCGCGGACGTTTTTTAACGTCAGCGCCTCCGAACTCGACACGCTGCAGAGCGCGACGCTCGTCGGCATGCTCAAAGCCATCACCGCATACAACCCCCTACGCAACCCGGACAACGCCCGCCGCCGTCGTAATGTGGTCCTGGGCCAGATGATCAAACACGGCTACCTGAGCGAAGCGTTTCTGACACTGCATGCGGAAGTGCCGGTCGCTACGGACTTCAACCCGAACGAAATCACCCGGGGACCCGCGCCCTACTTTTCCGAATATGTCCGCCAGTGGCTGAACGATTGGTCGAAGGCCAACGGCACCGATTTTTATGCGGATGGGCTCTATGTCTTCACCACGCTCGATTCGCGCCTCCAGGAGCTCGCCGAAGCCTCCGTCGAGGAACAGATGGTGGGGTTGCAGGCCGTAGTGGATTTTGAGTGGAGCCGCCGGCGCGCCGGCG
- a CDS encoding UDP-2,3-diacylglucosamine diphosphatase: MVLFVSDMHFGRGDRQTERHHEAALLQCLRHHEARTSHLVLLGDVFDQYIEYRHLVPKGGVRLLGLLADWVDAGRRVTYVLGNHDPWHLTYFHDELGVQIVRADVHLDLGDTPAYLAHGDQFGSRVPLYAALKAALRHPAPVWLYRNLLPADLGARLARGVLRRIHTDVINPAVIRALREKAHRTLTDTPARLVVMGHSHVPEIQRWPEGVYVNTGCWRTSRTLAILDESGIHLLQWNGSDARDVESPSEPPGTAL; encoded by the coding sequence GTGGTACTCTTTGTTTCGGACATGCATTTCGGCCGCGGCGATCGTCAAACCGAGCGCCACCATGAAGCCGCTCTCCTCCAGTGCCTGCGGCATCATGAGGCGCGGACGAGCCATTTGGTGCTGCTCGGTGACGTTTTTGACCAGTACATCGAATACCGCCACCTCGTTCCAAAAGGCGGGGTCCGATTGCTGGGCTTGCTGGCGGACTGGGTGGACGCCGGCCGGCGCGTGACGTATGTCCTCGGCAATCACGACCCCTGGCACCTCACGTATTTCCACGACGAATTGGGCGTCCAGATCGTACGCGCCGATGTGCATCTGGACCTCGGCGACACGCCGGCGTATCTCGCGCACGGGGACCAGTTCGGCTCGCGTGTGCCGCTGTATGCCGCCCTCAAGGCGGCGCTCCGACATCCGGCGCCGGTGTGGCTCTACCGAAACCTCCTCCCGGCCGACCTCGGAGCCCGCCTCGCACGCGGCGTCCTCCGGCGCATCCACACCGACGTCATCAACCCGGCCGTCATACGCGCCCTGCGCGAAAAGGCACACCGGACACTGACGGACACCCCGGCCCGCCTCGTTGTGATGGGCCACAGCCACGTTCCGGAGATCCAACGCTGGCCGGAGGGCGTTTATGTAAACACAGGCTGCTGGCGAACATCACGTACGTTGGCTATACTGGACGAATCCGGGATTCACCTGCTGCAATGGAACGGGAGCGACGCCCGGGACGTTGAGAGTCCTTCGGAGCCGCCCGGAACCGCTTTGTAA